The DNA segment TAGCTGCTGAGTCATCATATACCAGAATCACTCAGCGCCAACAAAACCTCAAAATCATAATTCACCTAAAGCTTCCTAGCTGGAAGAAAatcaaaaaagcaaaaataaatatcCGCATGAGATGATGAAGAAAGTAACATATGGAAGCaagtgaacaaaaaaaaaaaaaaaaagtaaactatCACTAGGAAATAGGGATAGCCTCTCGATTCTCTCCTTGGACAGCAAACCTgtaaatgagaaaaagaaatggGTGATCAGTGCTTGTAACTCTAATTTACactatgatatttaattatatatacagCTAGCATGGTGAAATTAATTAGATAGCTAATTATATATGCAAGAAGATATATATAGATTATTACAATTACCACATCAAATGATCAGGAACTCTACGATGAATAGGGAGACCTGGCACTACTAGAGTCCCTCGGTGCATTGCATCGGTAGCACTCCATTCTATTGGCGAAGTTATGCTCGTTGCATCCTGACCTGCAACATTTTATTCACACTCCATTAATATCATTACtactgttttatttttatttttttggtgaatattaCTACTTTTTATTTACtcacacttttttatttttaaaaaccatTCTAATAGAGATAACTATAATATGTTAGTTATtcaatattcaaattaattacaaaTCTGTAACGTATATaatgtataattataatatttctttggtaacaaaatttaatataaacttAACTTAAAACACGAatcttaaataatataaaaagaaaccAATGTTTAAAAAATGAGCATAAGTGATACTGTGATAGTgatttttatatgtataatgtatcgatataataatttgaataaaaaatatagttaaaattatttaaagttttcgtgaaataatatatatacgtaCGTTTTGTGAAATGCTCCCTTTAATATCCTATCTATCAGATAAAGCAACAAGTGAGGAGTACATTGTTATTGAAaacctttctctttctctatatttttttttttaataagtatgtTGGAACTTAAAACTGATTAAACTATTGACTCAAAAGCAACCCTTAAATTTGTGTGGGAACCATAACAACTCTAGTGAAATATTGCGTGAGCACACAAATGAAATGAAGTGATAAGGACCTGGTGCATATCCAGTCACCGGATTTCCAGCCAGGGCGAGCAGAGGAGCCGCCGCCGCCGCTGCCGCCAAAGCCGAAGGGTCTCATTCGGGGCATGTCGACGTCGAATGGGCCGGCGGAGGAGTCCTCCTTGGGGGCACCGCACTTGAAGCAGCTGGAGCGGCTGGCAAAGTTGTGGGCTCCACAGTTTCCGACGGTGCAGTACCAGTCACCGGGGCGAACATCCGGGCCAGTGGTGAATCCGCCAAAGGAGGAAGAGCCTCTGCCCCCACCGAAGCCGCCACCGTAGTCGCCGCCGCCACTCCTCGGCTCCCCGCATCGCTGACATGATTCTCTTCTCTGGAAGTTCAGGTGGTT comes from the Glycine soja cultivar W05 chromosome 6, ASM419377v2, whole genome shotgun sequence genome and includes:
- the LOC114414998 gene encoding TATA-binding protein-associated factor 2N-like, which translates into the protein MNRPGDWNCRTCNHLNFQRRESCQRCGEPRSGGGDYGGGFGGGRGSSSFGGFTTGPDVRPGDWYCTVGNCGAHNFASRSSCFKCGAPKEDSSAGPFDVDMPRMRPFGFGGSGGGGSSARPGWKSGDWICTRSGCNEHNFANRMECYRCNAPRDSSSARSPYSS